In Micromonospora sp. WMMD980, the following are encoded in one genomic region:
- a CDS encoding NADH-quinone oxidoreductase subunit J, whose translation MTTQTVLAAAGDVSGGEEVTFWILAPLALIGALGMVWARNAVHSALWLVLTMLCLGVFYVLQAGPFIGMVQIIVYTGAIMMLFLFVLMLVGRDASDSLIETLRGQRVAAVVLGLGFAGLVGTGLYRALDGVRAAGLEQANAEGNVQGIARLLFTKYVFAFELTSALLITAAVGAMVLAHVERRKEDRMNQVATMKARFRPGNYPGPKPGPGVFATSSSVATPARLPDGRLTDRGISEIMPVRELTSEETALKGTDR comes from the coding sequence ATGACCACGCAGACTGTGCTCGCCGCGGCGGGCGACGTGTCCGGGGGTGAGGAGGTCACCTTCTGGATCCTCGCCCCGCTGGCCCTGATCGGGGCGCTCGGCATGGTGTGGGCCCGCAACGCGGTGCACTCCGCGCTCTGGCTGGTGCTGACCATGCTCTGTCTGGGCGTGTTCTACGTGCTACAGGCCGGGCCGTTCATCGGCATGGTGCAGATCATCGTCTACACCGGCGCGATCATGATGCTCTTCCTGTTCGTGCTGATGCTCGTCGGCCGGGACGCGTCCGACTCGCTGATCGAGACGCTGCGCGGCCAGCGGGTCGCCGCCGTGGTGCTCGGGCTCGGCTTCGCCGGCCTGGTCGGCACCGGCCTCTACCGGGCGCTCGACGGCGTGCGGGCGGCTGGGCTGGAGCAGGCGAACGCCGAGGGCAACGTGCAGGGCATCGCCCGGCTGCTCTTCACCAAGTACGTCTTCGCCTTCGAGCTGACCTCGGCGCTGCTGATCACCGCCGCGGTGGGCGCGATGGTGCTGGCGCACGTGGAGCGGCGCAAGGAGGACCGGATGAACCAGGTCGCCACCATGAAGGCGCGGTTCCGTCCCGGCAACTACCCCGGCCCGAAGCCGGGCCCGGGCGTCTTCGCCACCTCCTCCTCCGTGGCCACGCCGGCCCGCCTGCCGGACGGCCGGCTGACCGACCGCGGCATCTCGGAGATCATGCCGGTGCGCGAGCTGACCTCCGAGGAGACCGCACTGAAGGGTACGGATCGGTGA
- the nuoI gene encoding NADH-quinone oxidoreductase subunit NuoI, whose amino-acid sequence MGAITGTFKGFGVTFSHMFKKVVTTDYPFKPPVSAPRYHGRHILNRHPDGLEKCIGCELCAWACPADAIFVEGGDNTEEQRFSPGERYASNYQINYARCIFCGLCIEACPTRSLTMSNEYELARDNRQDLIFTKEQLLAPLLEGMEQPPHPMRLGDSEKDYYVGALTNPGTSAGAEQSPAGGRYPVEEHPGVTFPGAEQAAQRSEAGKGAGV is encoded by the coding sequence GTGGGCGCGATCACCGGAACGTTCAAGGGCTTCGGGGTCACCTTCTCGCACATGTTCAAGAAGGTCGTCACCACCGACTACCCGTTCAAGCCGCCGGTGTCGGCGCCGCGCTACCACGGGCGGCACATCCTCAACCGGCACCCGGACGGGCTGGAGAAGTGCATCGGCTGCGAGCTGTGTGCCTGGGCCTGCCCGGCCGACGCGATCTTCGTCGAGGGTGGCGACAACACCGAGGAGCAGCGCTTCTCCCCGGGTGAGCGGTACGCCAGCAACTACCAGATCAACTACGCCCGGTGCATCTTCTGCGGGCTCTGCATCGAGGCCTGCCCGACCCGTTCGCTCACCATGAGCAACGAGTACGAGCTGGCCCGGGACAACCGGCAGGACCTGATCTTCACGAAGGAGCAGTTGCTCGCGCCGCTGCTCGAAGGCATGGAGCAGCCACCGCACCCGATGCGGCTGGGCGACAGCGAGAAGGACTACTACGTCGGCGCGCTGACCAACCCGGGCACCTCGGCCGGCGCCGAGCAATCGCCGGCGGGCGGCCGGTACCCGGTGGAGGAGCACCCCGGGGTGACCTTCCCCGGCGCCGAGCAGGCCGCGCAGCGGTCCGAGGCGGGCAAGGGAGCAGGGGTATGA
- the nuoH gene encoding NADH-quinone oxidoreductase subunit NuoH produces the protein MNAVILAAQDPTLADFGKDPWWLVLGKIVFAFAFGLLATLLGVWFERRVVGRMAVRPGPNQVGPFGLLQTLADGLKMAFKEDILPRAADKVVFFFAPTISVISAVTALSVIPFGPSVSIFGHWTPLQVTDVPVAVLVILACSSMGVYGIVLGGWASGSTYPLLGGLRSSAQMISYEVAMGLSIVAVFMTAGTMSTSGIVAAQGDATRLSIGGFELPTPGWYAILLLPSFIIFFIAMVGETNRAPFDLPEAESELVAGFMTEYSSLKFALFMLSEYVAMVSMSAVTTTLFLGGWRAPWPITLWSGANDGWWPMLWFFGKVILLVFVFVWLRGTLPRLRYDQFMRFGWKVLLPINLVWILVLAGLRSIEDWQTKDRLLVTAIGAGVLLLATLFWPSRKKQPKSSPQEQADSRPYGSFPLPPMDLQVPPSPRTRRVVAEREPANVVAGSESREV, from the coding sequence GTGAACGCCGTCATCCTCGCGGCGCAGGACCCGACGCTCGCCGACTTCGGCAAGGACCCGTGGTGGCTGGTCCTCGGGAAGATCGTCTTCGCCTTCGCGTTCGGCCTGCTGGCCACGCTGCTCGGCGTCTGGTTCGAGCGGCGGGTGGTCGGCCGGATGGCGGTCCGGCCCGGCCCGAACCAGGTAGGCCCGTTCGGTCTGCTCCAGACGCTCGCCGACGGCCTGAAGATGGCGTTCAAGGAGGACATCCTCCCGCGCGCCGCCGACAAGGTGGTCTTCTTCTTCGCGCCGACCATCTCGGTGATCTCCGCGGTCACCGCGCTGTCGGTGATCCCGTTCGGCCCGAGCGTGAGCATCTTCGGCCACTGGACGCCGCTCCAGGTGACCGACGTGCCGGTGGCGGTGCTGGTGATCCTGGCCTGCTCCTCGATGGGCGTCTACGGCATCGTGCTCGGCGGTTGGGCTTCCGGCTCGACCTACCCGCTGCTCGGCGGCCTGCGCTCCAGCGCCCAGATGATCTCCTACGAGGTCGCCATGGGGCTGAGCATCGTGGCGGTGTTCATGACCGCCGGCACGATGTCGACGAGCGGGATCGTCGCCGCGCAGGGCGACGCCACCCGGCTGAGCATCGGCGGGTTCGAGCTGCCCACCCCGGGCTGGTACGCGATCCTGCTGCTGCCCAGCTTCATCATCTTCTTCATCGCCATGGTCGGTGAGACCAACCGGGCGCCGTTCGACCTGCCGGAGGCGGAGTCGGAGCTGGTCGCCGGCTTCATGACGGAGTACAGCTCGCTGAAGTTCGCGCTCTTCATGCTCTCCGAGTACGTGGCCATGGTGAGCATGTCCGCGGTGACCACGACGCTGTTCCTCGGTGGCTGGCGGGCACCCTGGCCGATCACGCTCTGGTCGGGCGCCAACGACGGCTGGTGGCCGATGCTGTGGTTCTTCGGCAAGGTGATCCTGCTGGTCTTCGTGTTCGTCTGGCTCCGCGGCACGCTGCCCCGGCTCCGCTACGACCAGTTCATGCGCTTCGGCTGGAAGGTGCTGCTGCCGATCAACCTGGTCTGGATCCTGGTGCTCGCCGGGCTCCGCTCGATCGAGGACTGGCAGACCAAGGACCGGCTGCTCGTGACCGCGATCGGCGCGGGCGTGCTGCTGCTGGCCACGCTCTTCTGGCCGAGCCGGAAGAAGCAGCCGAAGTCGTCGCCCCAGGAGCAGGCGGACAGCCGGCCGTACGGCAGCTTCCCGCTGCCACCGATGGATCTTCAGGTTCCGCCGAGCCCGCGTACCAGGCGCGTGGTCGCCGAGCGGGAGCCGGCGAACGTCGTCGCCGGTTCCGAATCCAGGGAGGTGTGA
- a CDS encoding NADH-quinone oxidoreductase subunit G, which produces MTDVAKQTETVTLTIDGVEVTAPKGTLLIRVAEQMGTEIPRFCDHPLLAPAGACRQCLVEVEGQRKPVASCTQTVADGMVVRTQLTSPVAKKAQEGVMELLLLNHPLDCPMCDKGGECPLQNQAMSTGRTDSRFHEHKREYPKPLPISTQVLLDRERCVLCQRCTRFSEEIAGDKFIDLMGRSSHEEINIYRDDAYGEEGDEGDVPFNSYFSGNTVQICPVGALTGSQYRFRSRPFDLVSSPSVCEHCSAGCAQRTDWRRGKVLRRLAGDDPAVNEEWNCDKGRWGFQYTRAFDRLTTPLVRDEKTGELREASWSEAFTRAAEGLRAARDGGTGVGVLTGGRVTVEDAYAYAKFARVALHTNDIDFRARPVSREEADFLASNVAGVTDVTYADVENAPAVVLVGLEPEEECPILFLRLRKAYLKKKLTVYAIAPFATRGLEKLGAKLARVVPGEEASVLAEHATVAEALGQPGAILIVGERLGAVPGGLSAAADVSRRTGSRLAWVPRRAGDRGAVDAGCLPNLLPGGRVVTEPAARAELGEAWDLPAGVIPSQAGRDTDGILAAAADGALGALVVAGVDPADLADPRRAEAALDAVPFLVSLELRMSAVARRADVVFPVAPVVEKAGSFLDWEGRLRTFERVLDTGAMTDGRVLDAIAAQLDVRLGAGDVASVRRELGALPPTRTSRPSAPSVEPAAVPQPGPGEAVLSTWHQLVDLGSLTDGDEHLAGTARPPVVRLGKGTAEALGVADGDPVTVGTDRGAVTLPAAISEMPDGVVWLPTNSPGSTVRRSLGATSGHVVTVTAAPVAADAAARPGPLLNTGGVSQ; this is translated from the coding sequence ATGACCGACGTAGCCAAGCAGACCGAGACCGTCACGCTGACCATCGACGGCGTCGAGGTCACCGCGCCCAAGGGGACGCTGCTGATCCGGGTGGCCGAGCAGATGGGCACCGAGATCCCGCGCTTCTGCGACCACCCACTGCTGGCTCCGGCCGGCGCCTGCCGGCAGTGCCTGGTGGAGGTGGAGGGCCAGCGCAAGCCGGTCGCCTCCTGCACCCAGACCGTCGCCGACGGCATGGTGGTGCGCACCCAGCTCACCTCGCCGGTCGCCAAGAAGGCCCAGGAGGGGGTGATGGAGCTGTTGCTCCTCAACCACCCGCTGGACTGCCCGATGTGCGACAAGGGCGGCGAGTGCCCGCTGCAGAACCAGGCGATGTCCACCGGCCGCACCGACTCCCGGTTCCACGAGCACAAGCGGGAGTACCCGAAGCCGCTGCCGATCAGCACCCAGGTGCTGCTCGACCGCGAGCGGTGCGTGCTCTGCCAGCGGTGCACCCGGTTCTCCGAGGAGATCGCCGGCGACAAGTTCATCGACCTGATGGGACGCTCCTCGCACGAGGAGATCAACATCTACCGGGACGACGCGTACGGCGAAGAGGGCGACGAGGGCGACGTGCCCTTCAACTCCTACTTCTCCGGCAACACCGTGCAGATCTGCCCGGTCGGCGCGCTGACCGGCTCCCAGTACCGCTTCCGCTCCCGCCCGTTCGACCTGGTCTCCTCGCCCAGCGTCTGCGAGCACTGCTCGGCCGGTTGCGCGCAGCGCACCGACTGGCGGCGGGGCAAGGTGCTGCGCCGGCTGGCCGGCGACGACCCGGCGGTGAACGAGGAGTGGAACTGCGACAAGGGTCGCTGGGGCTTCCAGTACACCCGTGCGTTCGACCGGCTCACCACCCCGCTGGTGCGCGACGAGAAGACCGGTGAGCTGCGCGAGGCGTCCTGGAGCGAGGCGTTCACCCGGGCCGCCGAGGGGCTGCGCGCGGCCCGCGACGGCGGGACCGGCGTGGGCGTGCTGACCGGTGGCCGGGTCACCGTCGAGGACGCCTACGCGTACGCGAAGTTCGCCCGGGTCGCGCTGCACACCAACGACATCGACTTCCGGGCCCGCCCGGTCTCCCGCGAGGAGGCCGACTTCCTGGCCAGCAACGTCGCCGGGGTCACCGACGTGACCTACGCGGACGTGGAGAACGCGCCCGCCGTGGTGCTGGTCGGCCTGGAGCCGGAGGAGGAGTGCCCGATCCTCTTCCTGCGGCTGCGCAAGGCGTACCTGAAGAAGAAGCTCACGGTGTACGCGATCGCGCCGTTCGCCACCCGTGGCCTGGAGAAGCTCGGGGCCAAGCTGGCCCGGGTGGTGCCGGGCGAGGAGGCGAGCGTGCTGGCCGAGCACGCCACCGTGGCCGAGGCGCTGGGGCAGCCCGGCGCGATCCTGATCGTCGGCGAGCGGCTGGGCGCGGTGCCCGGTGGCCTCTCCGCCGCGGCGGACGTGTCCCGGCGCACCGGCTCCCGGCTGGCCTGGGTGCCGCGACGCGCGGGCGACCGCGGCGCGGTCGACGCGGGCTGCCTGCCCAACCTGCTCCCCGGCGGCCGGGTGGTCACCGAGCCGGCCGCCCGCGCGGAGCTGGGCGAGGCGTGGGACCTGCCGGCCGGGGTGATCCCGAGCCAGGCCGGTCGCGACACCGACGGCATCCTCGCCGCGGCTGCCGACGGCGCGCTCGGCGCGCTGGTGGTGGCCGGCGTCGACCCGGCCGACCTGGCCGACCCGCGCCGGGCCGAGGCGGCCCTGGACGCGGTGCCGTTCCTGGTCAGCCTGGAGCTGCGGATGAGTGCGGTGGCCCGCCGGGCCGACGTGGTCTTCCCGGTCGCCCCGGTGGTCGAGAAGGCCGGCAGCTTCCTCGACTGGGAGGGCCGGCTGCGCACCTTCGAGCGGGTGCTGGACACCGGCGCGATGACCGACGGCCGGGTGCTCGACGCGATCGCCGCGCAGCTCGACGTGCGGCTCGGCGCCGGTGACGTGGCGAGCGTGCGTCGCGAGCTGGGCGCGCTGCCGCCGACCCGGACGTCCCGGCCGTCCGCGCCCTCGGTCGAGCCGGCCGCCGTGCCGCAGCCCGGCCCGGGCGAGGCGGTGCTGTCGACCTGGCACCAACTCGTCGACCTGGGCAGCCTGACCGACGGCGACGAGCACCTCGCCGGCACCGCCCGCCCGCCGGTCGTCCGGCTGGGCAAGGGCACCGCCGAGGCGCTCGGCGTGGCCGACGGCGACCCGGTCACGGTCGGCACCGACCGCGGCGCGGTCACGCTGCCGGCGGCGATCAGCGAGATGCCGGACGGCGTCGTCTGGCTGCCGACCAACTCACCCGGCTCGACCGTGCGACGCAGCCTCGGCGCGACGTCCGGTCATGTGGTCACGGTGACCGCGGCGCCCGTCGCCGCGGACGCCGCGGCGCGCCCGGGTCCGCTCCTCAACACCGGGGGTGTATCCCAGTGA
- the nuoF gene encoding NADH-quinone oxidoreductase subunit NuoF: MTTPRPETLAKLTPVLTKRWLSPDAWRLGTYEKLDGYAALRKALKAHPDDLIQLIKDSGLRGRGGAGFPTGLKWGFIPQGDGKPHYLVVNADEGEPGTCKDLPLMTHDPHALVEGVIIASYAIRASRAYIYIRGEAVHAARRLRSAVAEAYAKGYLGRNILGSKFDLDLVVHSGAGAYICGEETALLDSLEGFRGQPRLRPPFPATHGLYASPTVVNNVGTIASVPPIVLGGADWWKTMGTEKSSGPMIYSLSGRIANPGQYEASMGITLRELIELAGGMKPGHELKFWTPGGSSTPLLTAEHLDVPLDFEGVAAAGSILGTTATQIFSDQDCPVYATYRWLEFYHHESCGKCTPCREGNYWMVRVYRRILAGQGTHEDLDTLLDTCDNILGRSFCGLGDGATSSVTSSLKYFKQDYLDYIEGRTAPKLSDKSLVGAH; this comes from the coding sequence GTGACCACGCCTCGGCCGGAGACGCTGGCCAAGCTCACGCCGGTGCTCACCAAGCGCTGGCTGTCGCCGGACGCCTGGCGGCTCGGCACCTACGAGAAGCTGGACGGCTACGCCGCCCTGCGCAAGGCGCTCAAGGCGCACCCGGACGACCTGATCCAGCTCATCAAGGACTCGGGGCTGCGTGGCCGGGGCGGCGCGGGCTTCCCGACCGGCCTGAAGTGGGGCTTCATCCCGCAGGGCGACGGCAAGCCGCACTACCTGGTGGTGAACGCCGACGAGGGCGAGCCGGGCACCTGCAAGGACCTGCCGCTGATGACGCACGACCCGCACGCGCTGGTCGAGGGCGTGATCATCGCGTCGTACGCGATCCGGGCCAGCCGGGCCTACATCTACATCCGCGGCGAGGCCGTGCACGCCGCCCGCCGGCTGCGCAGCGCGGTCGCCGAGGCGTACGCCAAGGGCTACCTGGGCCGGAACATCCTCGGCTCGAAGTTCGACCTGGACCTGGTGGTGCACTCGGGCGCCGGAGCGTACATCTGCGGCGAGGAGACCGCGCTGCTGGACTCGCTGGAGGGCTTCCGGGGCCAGCCCCGGCTGCGCCCGCCGTTCCCGGCGACCCACGGCCTGTACGCCAGCCCGACCGTGGTCAACAACGTCGGCACCATCGCCAGCGTGCCGCCGATCGTGCTGGGTGGCGCGGACTGGTGGAAGACCATGGGCACGGAGAAGTCGTCCGGGCCGATGATCTACTCGCTCTCCGGCCGGATCGCGAACCCGGGGCAGTACGAGGCCTCGATGGGCATCACGCTGCGCGAGCTGATCGAGCTGGCCGGCGGGATGAAGCCCGGGCACGAGCTGAAGTTCTGGACCCCGGGCGGCTCCTCGACGCCGCTGCTCACCGCCGAGCACCTGGACGTGCCGCTGGACTTCGAGGGAGTGGCGGCGGCCGGCTCGATCCTGGGCACCACTGCCACGCAGATCTTCTCCGACCAGGACTGCCCGGTGTACGCCACCTACCGGTGGCTGGAGTTCTATCACCACGAGTCGTGCGGCAAGTGCACCCCGTGCCGGGAGGGCAACTACTGGATGGTCCGGGTCTACCGGCGCATCCTCGCCGGCCAGGGCACCCACGAGGACCTCGACACCCTGCTCGACACCTGCGACAACATCCTCGGCCGCTCGTTCTGCGGCCTGGGTGACGGTGCGACCAGCTCGGTGACCTCGTCGCTGAAGTACTTCAAGCAGGACTACCTCGACTACATCGAGGGACGTACCGCGCCGAAGCTCTCCGACAAGTCTCTGGTTGGAGCTCACTGA